A DNA window from Mycobacterium sp. IDR2000157661 contains the following coding sequences:
- a CDS encoding P-II family nitrogen regulator, with protein sequence MTSTGLTKMTKIEVVVSGDDAAAVHDLIRSVGGTGYTSVSGVSGLGHHGYREGRLLFNQQAALELLITVVPDAKVEALLAGLRPLLGASSGVMFVSETYVSRAEYFT encoded by the coding sequence ATGACATCGACCGGACTGACCAAGATGACCAAGATCGAGGTGGTCGTCAGCGGTGACGACGCCGCGGCGGTGCACGACCTGATCCGCAGCGTCGGCGGCACCGGCTACACCAGCGTGTCCGGTGTCTCCGGCCTCGGACATCACGGCTACCGAGAGGGCAGACTGCTGTTCAACCAGCAGGCGGCCTTGGAACTGCTGATCACCGTGGTGCCCGACGCGAAAGTGGAAGCGCTGCTGGCCGGTCTGCGACCACTGCTGGGCGCTTCCTCGGGCGTCATGTTCGTCTCCGAGACCTATGTCAGCCGGGCCGAGTACTTCACCTGA